The Phragmites australis chromosome 15, lpPhrAust1.1, whole genome shotgun sequence genome window below encodes:
- the LOC133891935 gene encoding uncharacterized protein LOC133891935, with the protein MEVVPQRRADGGQNTTEVQHSLSTCGAVIQIDAGDGKTLETLDENTPPATDVLNRVYRKDISHLGIRLLSLNDDWTEGVPEEILDTTQPIERVVLEEIDQNAEVLENYSDPEIMVPRVGQAFKTDTDAFNFYNMYSIRMGFGIRHNKNRKNVAVTPYFTTKHIYSKIENFGCISSIGTV; encoded by the exons ATGGAGGTTGTGCCACAACGTAGAGCTGATGGTGGTCAAAACACGACTGAAGTGCAGCATTCGCTGAGCACATGTGGTGCAGTAATTCAAATCGATGCAGGTGATGGGAAAACTCTAGAGACACTGGACGAGAATACGCCACCAGCAACGGATGTACTAAATCGAGTGTACAGGAAAGACATCAGTCATCTTGGCATACG GCTGTTGTCATTGAATGATGACTGGACAGAGGGAGTACCTGAAGAAATATTGGATACGACTCAACCAATTGAGAG GGTTGTGCTAGAAGAGATTGATCAGAATGCTGAAGTACTAGAAAATTACTCCGATCCTGAGATTATGGTGCCGAGAGTGGGACAGGCTTTCAAAACAGATACTGATGCCTTCAATTTTTACAATATGTACTCTATTCGTATGGGATTTGGTATTCGTCATAACAAAAATCGAAAGAACGtggctgtaacaccctactttacaactaagcatatttattcaaaaatagaaaattttggctgtatttcctctatagggacggtataa